The Nitrosomonas communis genome has a segment encoding these proteins:
- a CDS encoding S-(hydroxymethyl)glutathione dehydrogenase/class III alcohol dehydrogenase, translated as MKTRAAVAWQAGQPLTIEEVDLMAPQAGEVLVEIKATGICHTDYYTLSGADPEGLFPAILGHEGAGVVVDTGPDVKSLQQGDHVIPLYTPECRECKFCLSRKTNLCQAIRSTQGRGMMPDTTSRFSLNGKLILHYMGTSTFSNYVVVPEIALAKIRKDAPFDKVCYIGCGVTTGIGAVVFTAKVEAGANIAVFGLGGIGLNVIQGARMVGADKIIGVDINPAREKMAREFGMTHFLNPNETENIVDAIVQLTGGGADYSFECIGNPQVMRQALECTHKGWGRSIIIGVAAAGAEISTRPFQLVTGRKWEGSAFGGARGRTDVPRIVDWYMEGKIKIDPLITHTLKLEDINEGFQLMKAGQSIRSVVIY; from the coding sequence ATGAAAACACGTGCCGCTGTTGCCTGGCAGGCAGGACAACCTCTCACGATTGAAGAAGTCGATTTGATGGCTCCCCAAGCCGGCGAAGTCCTGGTTGAAATCAAAGCAACCGGCATTTGCCATACCGATTATTACACCCTTTCCGGCGCTGATCCGGAAGGATTATTTCCAGCCATCCTGGGACATGAAGGCGCAGGTGTCGTGGTTGATACCGGTCCTGATGTCAAATCGTTGCAGCAGGGCGATCATGTCATTCCCTTGTATACGCCGGAGTGTCGTGAATGCAAATTCTGTCTGTCCCGAAAAACCAATCTATGCCAGGCCATTCGCAGTACTCAGGGTCGCGGCATGATGCCGGATACCACCTCCCGCTTTTCACTCAATGGAAAACTGATCCTGCATTATATGGGTACCTCCACTTTTTCCAATTATGTAGTCGTACCTGAAATTGCACTGGCCAAAATTCGCAAGGACGCCCCCTTCGATAAGGTCTGCTATATCGGTTGTGGGGTCACTACTGGCATTGGGGCGGTCGTTTTTACCGCTAAAGTAGAAGCCGGGGCCAATATCGCGGTATTCGGCCTTGGCGGCATTGGTTTGAATGTCATCCAGGGCGCCAGGATGGTCGGAGCTGACAAAATCATCGGTGTGGATATCAACCCGGCGCGCGAAAAAATGGCGCGGGAATTCGGGATGACGCATTTCCTCAACCCCAATGAAACAGAGAATATTGTCGATGCCATCGTGCAATTGACAGGCGGGGGTGCCGACTATAGCTTTGAATGCATCGGCAATCCGCAGGTCATGCGTCAGGCACTGGAATGTACGCACAAGGGATGGGGGCGCAGCATCATTATTGGTGTGGCAGCAGCCGGCGCTGAAATCAGCACGCGCCCGTTCCAGTTGGTGACAGGTCGTAAATGGGAAGGTTCTGCCTTCGGTGGGGCTCGTGGTCGCACTGATGTTCCCAGAATCGTCGACTGGTATATGGAGGGAAAAATCAAGATCGATCCCTTGATTACGCATACACTGAAGCTGGAAGATATCAATGAAGGCTTCCAATTGATGAAAGCAGGCCAATCCATCCGTTCGGTCGTCATTTACTAA
- the fghA gene encoding S-formylglutathione hydrolase yields the protein MTTHLETRSTHRCFGGTQGFYQHLSETIGLPMRFSVYQPPQAQHGSVPVLFFLAGLTCTEETFMIKAGAQRMAAQLGIMLVSMDTSPRETGIPGEAGDWELGAGAGFYLDATEAPWSKYFRMESYVTQELYQLILSHFPAQQNRVGIFGHSMGGHGALTLALRNPDLYRSVSAFAPIAAPQHCPWGQKAFSHYLGASRENWCKHDATALIEAGHRLPALLIDQGLKDPFLAEQLQPDRFEAACRLHGQPLTIRRHDGYDHGYYFISTFMTDHLQHHYDQLSQL from the coding sequence ATGACGACTCATCTGGAAACGCGCAGCACCCATCGCTGTTTTGGAGGCACACAAGGTTTCTATCAGCATTTATCAGAAACCATCGGTTTGCCAATGCGATTTTCGGTCTATCAACCCCCGCAGGCTCAGCACGGCTCAGTACCCGTCCTTTTCTTTCTTGCCGGACTGACCTGCACGGAAGAGACCTTCATGATCAAGGCAGGCGCACAACGTATGGCTGCTCAACTCGGTATCATGCTGGTCAGCATGGATACTAGCCCTCGCGAGACAGGTATTCCAGGTGAAGCAGGCGATTGGGAGTTGGGTGCGGGTGCAGGATTTTATCTGGATGCAACTGAAGCACCTTGGTCAAAGTATTTCCGGATGGAAAGTTATGTGACACAGGAGCTGTACCAGCTCATTTTGTCCCATTTCCCGGCACAGCAAAATCGTGTCGGTATCTTTGGCCATTCGATGGGCGGCCATGGCGCCTTAACACTTGCGCTGCGCAATCCAGATCTGTATCGATCCGTTTCAGCATTTGCTCCGATCGCTGCTCCGCAACACTGCCCGTGGGGCCAGAAAGCATTCAGTCATTATCTGGGCGCATCTCGCGAAAATTGGTGCAAACATGATGCAACCGCCTTAATCGAAGCGGGGCATCGACTACCTGCGCTCCTCATTGATCAAGGTCTCAAGGACCCTTTCCTGGCAGAACAATTGCAGCCAGATCGTTTTGAAGCAGCCTGCCGGCTGCATGGGCAACCCCTGACAATCCGCCGCCATGATGGCTATGACCACGGCTATTACTTTATCAGCACCTTCATGACAGATCACTTACAGCATCATTATGATCAGCTTAGTCAGCTATAG
- a CDS encoding EAL domain-containing response regulator, translating into MIERSAIKILILDDEQFMLKLLARMLAKHGFTSVVCCDNGPDALVQVDNEATRPDLILLDLNMPGMDGIEFVRYLVDRQFTGSLILVSGEDERMLRTAERLVQAHKIHMLGYLQKPVQPEAMLALLTQWAPPVPAKPSKAKKIYSAEEIKTAIKEGALINYYQPKVSVASGAVVGVETLVRWHHAEDGLVFPDQFIHVAEEHGLINDLTQFVLLQAFTQAKKWQQAGFELRVSVNVSMDNLTSLDFQDHVVKLAADIGILPQKLVLEITESQLMGDMRVSLEILTRLRLKRFQLSIDDFGTGHSSLAQLRDIPFDELKIDQGFVHRAWKDETLRVIYDASLALAKQLNMESVAEGVEDRDDWELLRRTGCDLAQGNFVSKPLLAEEIPEWIKVWLNRVQTELLVVSTN; encoded by the coding sequence ATGATCGAAAGATCTGCGATCAAGATTTTGATTCTTGACGATGAGCAGTTTATGCTCAAATTGTTGGCACGGATGCTGGCAAAACACGGATTTACATCCGTTGTTTGCTGTGATAATGGGCCAGATGCATTAGTGCAGGTGGATAACGAGGCAACCCGGCCTGATCTGATATTGCTTGATTTGAACATGCCGGGAATGGACGGGATCGAATTTGTGCGTTATCTGGTTGATCGGCAGTTTACGGGCAGCTTGATTCTCGTGAGCGGCGAGGATGAGCGCATGCTGAGAACGGCTGAGAGATTGGTGCAGGCGCATAAAATACATATGCTTGGTTATCTGCAAAAACCTGTCCAGCCTGAAGCAATGCTGGCATTGTTGACACAATGGGCGCCACCAGTGCCAGCAAAACCATCTAAAGCTAAAAAAATATATAGCGCGGAAGAAATCAAAACTGCCATTAAAGAAGGCGCACTGATCAATTATTATCAGCCGAAGGTATCGGTTGCCAGTGGTGCAGTCGTGGGGGTCGAGACATTGGTGCGTTGGCATCATGCTGAAGATGGCCTCGTTTTTCCGGATCAATTTATCCATGTAGCGGAGGAACACGGCCTGATCAATGATTTAACTCAGTTCGTCCTTTTACAGGCATTTACACAAGCCAAAAAATGGCAACAGGCAGGGTTTGAGTTACGCGTTTCCGTCAATGTTTCTATGGATAATCTGACTTCTCTGGATTTCCAGGATCACGTTGTTAAGCTTGCTGCCGACATCGGAATTTTACCGCAAAAACTGGTGCTGGAAATCACTGAGAGTCAGTTGATGGGGGATATGCGCGTATCGCTCGAGATTCTGACGCGACTGCGCTTGAAGCGCTTTCAGCTTTCCATCGATGATTTTGGTACCGGACATTCTTCATTGGCGCAGTTACGCGATATTCCCTTTGATGAGCTCAAGATCGATCAAGGATTCGTCCACCGGGCCTGGAAAGATGAAACGCTGCGTGTGATTTATGATGCTAGTCTGGCATTGGCCAAACAATTAAATATGGAATCAGTGGCGGAAGGGGTTGAAGATAGGGATGACTGGGAATTACTGCGCCGTACTGGCTGTGATCTCGCGCAAGGTAATTTTGTCTCAAAACCATTATTGGCCGAAGAAATTCCAGAATGGATAAAAGTGTGGCTAAACAGGGTACAAACGGAGCTTTTGGTAGTTAGCACAAACTGA
- a CDS encoding metal-dependent hydrolase, translating to MDTLTHALSGALLVRAAEPVLPRLKALPVRIRLIAGMTAAAFPDMDVVLRLIDTLIYLNWHQGPTHSLVMLPLWAFLLAHLFSKVARGRYSWQLFLIPSGLGIAIHITEDLMTSYGVMLLAPFSTERFSLPLAFVVDLWFSAIIILGLVMSYIFPEKKSIAGSALICLTMYVIFLVSLHERARGIGLAYVQKMALPAAEIRVLPQPFSPFNWQIVVMQEEIYHILLVKLSSDFSAAFPDHGVLSEMLAVYQPLNSAKWQQVKRFGDIPADTMLVREAWHQPALADFRRFAVFPQFDRIDTSEKGVCIWFYDLRFKFPILPPSFRYGGCREDGSTKWYLQRQKGAFWID from the coding sequence ATGGATACCTTGACTCATGCCTTAAGCGGTGCCTTGCTGGTGCGTGCAGCCGAGCCAGTGCTGCCGAGATTAAAAGCGCTACCAGTGCGTATCCGCCTCATCGCCGGCATGACGGCGGCAGCTTTTCCTGATATGGATGTGGTATTACGGTTAATTGATACGCTGATCTATCTTAATTGGCATCAAGGCCCCACCCATTCGCTCGTGATGTTGCCGCTGTGGGCATTTCTGCTGGCACATTTATTTTCCAAGGTTGCGCGTGGCCGTTATTCATGGCAGCTTTTTTTGATTCCGTCCGGTCTTGGAATTGCCATTCATATCACAGAAGATTTGATGACGTCTTATGGAGTGATGCTGCTGGCGCCTTTTTCTACCGAACGATTTTCTCTGCCGCTCGCGTTTGTCGTTGACTTATGGTTCAGTGCCATTATCATCTTGGGGCTGGTCATGAGTTACATTTTTCCAGAAAAGAAGTCTATCGCTGGTTCTGCGCTCATTTGCCTGACGATGTATGTGATATTTTTAGTCTCTTTGCATGAACGGGCTAGGGGCATTGGTCTGGCTTATGTCCAGAAAATGGCTCTCCCTGCCGCAGAAATCAGGGTGTTACCACAGCCTTTTTCGCCTTTTAACTGGCAAATCGTTGTCATGCAGGAAGAAATTTATCATATTCTATTAGTTAAATTGTCATCTGATTTCTCGGCGGCGTTTCCTGATCATGGCGTGCTATCGGAAATGCTTGCCGTTTATCAGCCGCTGAATTCAGCAAAGTGGCAACAAGTTAAGCGGTTTGGTGATATTCCTGCTGATACCATGCTGGTACGTGAAGCCTGGCATCAGCCTGCCTTGGCAGATTTCCGACGGTTTGCGGTATTTCCACAATTCGATAGAATTGACACCTCTGAAAAAGGAGTATGTATCTGGTTTTATGATTTACGGTTTAAATTTCCCATACTGCCCCCATCGTTTCGCTATGGCGGGTGCAGAGAAGACGGGAGCACTAAGTGGTATTTGCAACGTCAAAAAGGCGCTTTTTGGATTGATTAA
- a CDS encoding TetR/AcrR family transcriptional regulator, translating to MITESENIRDDIVNTAVAIAARTSWEAVRFYDIAAEMNISLDEIRNYFREKEELVDAWFDRADGIMLREAKTADFSALTPQQRIHDLIMIWLDALAVQRKVTCQMILAKLEPGHIHIQIPAVMRISRTVQWIREAAQRDATFLRRALEESALTTVYLMTFFFWMRDETPGSKRTRQFLNRNLELAMWLGETIYGGAKPSAILTLVPRISPSSSKYSTH from the coding sequence ATGATAACAGAAAGTGAAAATATCCGTGATGACATTGTCAATACTGCTGTTGCAATTGCTGCGCGTACTTCTTGGGAGGCCGTTCGTTTTTATGATATTGCGGCTGAAATGAATATTTCCTTGGATGAGATACGCAATTACTTTCGTGAAAAAGAAGAACTGGTGGATGCCTGGTTTGATCGGGCAGACGGCATCATGCTCAGAGAGGCAAAGACTGCTGATTTCTCAGCACTGACACCGCAGCAGCGTATTCATGATCTCATCATGATTTGGCTGGATGCCCTGGCGGTTCAGCGCAAGGTAACATGCCAAATGATTTTGGCAAAGCTTGAACCCGGGCACATCCATATTCAGATTCCGGCAGTGATGCGCATTAGCCGAACTGTGCAATGGATTCGTGAAGCAGCGCAACGTGATGCCACATTTCTGCGGCGTGCGCTGGAGGAATCGGCTTTGACCACTGTTTATCTGATGACGTTCTTTTTCTGGATGCGCGATGAAACACCTGGATCGAAGCGTACGCGACAATTCCTGAATCGCAATTTAGAATTAGCAATGTGGCTGGGAGAGACTATTTATGGTGGTGCCAAGCCAAGTGCCATCCTGACACTAGTGCCTCGTATCAGCCCATCTTCCAGCAAATACTCGACCCATTGA
- the egtB gene encoding ergothioneine biosynthesis protein EgtB — protein MASSLIYAKYASIRARTLQLIEPLSEEDCCVKSIMPEMSPVKWHLGHIAWFFETFILQHYEKPFKPFHPAFHTMFSSYNKSGQTHPDPLRGLFTRPSLSVIRDYCRTVDERMAQVLNYHADDKMVNTLTILGMNHERQHQELILTDIKHLLSQNPLNPCFIVAQDPAPTAPKYPLASAPPPLEWCHFEGGLVEIGYKGEEFSYDNESPRHKQYLLPYQLASRLVTNGEYLEFIKAGGYHNPSFWFSEGWDWIKAHRREHPLYWRGNNGSWQEFSLSGLALLDPSLPVIHISLYEAEAYARWSEARLPTEAEWEHAASQQKIEGCFAENNRFHPSTAVVTSRTEPAQLYGDAWEWTQSSYSRYPGYNPAKPNDHEPMSIVWDEAVGEYNSRSMVNQYVLRGGSCITPQKWIRASFRNFLPASTNWYFTGIRLARDAT, from the coding sequence ATGGCATCTTCTTTAATATATGCGAAATACGCTTCAATACGCGCACGCACACTGCAACTAATTGAGCCTCTGAGCGAAGAGGATTGCTGCGTAAAGTCAATAATGCCGGAAATGAGTCCAGTGAAATGGCATCTTGGTCATATCGCCTGGTTCTTTGAAACCTTTATACTGCAGCATTATGAGAAACCATTCAAACCTTTTCACCCGGCATTTCACACCATGTTCAGCTCTTACAATAAGTCTGGCCAGACCCATCCGGATCCCTTGCGTGGGCTATTCACACGTCCATCCTTATCCGTAATTCGCGACTATTGCCGGACAGTGGACGAGCGCATGGCACAGGTCCTGAACTACCATGCTGATGATAAAATGGTAAACACCTTAACCATCCTCGGAATGAATCATGAGCGACAGCATCAGGAATTGATACTCACCGACATCAAGCATTTGCTATCGCAGAATCCGCTTAACCCTTGCTTTATCGTAGCGCAAGATCCTGCACCAACAGCTCCTAAATATCCGCTTGCTTCAGCCCCTCCTCCACTCGAATGGTGCCACTTCGAAGGGGGGCTTGTGGAGATCGGATATAAGGGAGAAGAATTTAGCTACGACAACGAGTCACCTCGACACAAACAATACCTGCTCCCTTATCAACTGGCATCCAGGCTCGTCACCAATGGAGAATATCTTGAATTCATTAAAGCAGGCGGCTACCATAACCCCAGCTTCTGGTTCTCCGAAGGATGGGACTGGATCAAAGCCCACCGTCGCGAGCATCCCCTCTACTGGCGTGGTAATAATGGCAGCTGGCAGGAATTTTCACTCAGCGGACTAGCACTGCTAGATCCGTCTTTGCCAGTTATCCATATCTCGCTTTATGAAGCTGAGGCCTACGCTCGATGGTCGGAGGCAAGGCTTCCTACCGAAGCCGAATGGGAACATGCTGCCTCCCAACAAAAAATAGAAGGATGTTTTGCCGAGAATAACCGGTTTCACCCCTCTACCGCAGTAGTAACCAGTAGAACCGAGCCTGCTCAACTCTACGGTGATGCATGGGAATGGACGCAGTCAAGCTATTCACGCTATCCTGGCTATAACCCTGCAAAACCGAACGATCACGAGCCCATGTCCATCGTCTGGGATGAGGCAGTAGGTGAATATAATAGTAGATCCATGGTGAACCAATACGTATTGAGGGGTGGATCCTGTATTACCCCACAAAAGTGGATCCGTGCGAGTTTCCGCAACTTCTTACCTGCTAGTACTAATTGGTATTTTACGGGCATCCGACTGGCACGCGACGCAACCTGA
- a CDS encoding undecaprenyl diphosphate synthase family protein, producing MKSMLPCHVGFIPDGNRRWAQSRNLAKEEGYAHGILPGIELYEMCRKLDIKEFSIYGFTKDNTHRPAAQAEAFRNACIIFAEEIAARGAALLVLGDDESSHFPAALRRFRSRQGRGIKVNFLVNYGWDWDLKGLRAGRMRSEEVSRIDLIVRWGGGRRLSGFLPAQSVYADIYVVEQYWPDFEPSHFENALEWFKSQDRTLGG from the coding sequence ATGAAAAGCATGCTCCCCTGTCATGTAGGTTTCATTCCCGACGGCAATCGACGTTGGGCCCAGTCACGGAATCTCGCTAAGGAGGAAGGTTACGCCCATGGTATTCTGCCTGGAATAGAGCTGTACGAAATGTGCCGTAAACTGGACATTAAAGAGTTCTCAATCTATGGCTTCACTAAGGACAACACTCATCGACCGGCCGCTCAGGCAGAAGCCTTCCGTAATGCCTGCATCATTTTCGCGGAAGAGATTGCCGCGCGCGGAGCAGCACTACTTGTATTAGGAGACGATGAGTCATCTCACTTTCCAGCTGCCTTGCGTCGCTTTCGTTCACGGCAAGGAAGGGGTATCAAGGTGAATTTTTTAGTTAACTACGGCTGGGATTGGGATTTGAAAGGTTTAAGAGCCGGACGGATGCGCTCCGAAGAGGTCTCTCGCATCGACTTGATCGTCCGCTGGGGAGGAGGCAGGCGACTTAGCGGTTTCTTGCCTGCTCAGTCAGTATATGCGGATATCTATGTGGTAGAGCAATATTGGCCCGATTTTGAGCCATCACACTTTGAAAACGCGCTCGAATGGTTCAAATCTCAGGATCGCACATTAGGAGGATGA
- a CDS encoding KGG domain-containing protein, giving the protein MTSDKEKEKNGGDGGNTDKRGFASMDEEKQRGIASKGGKAAHEKGTAHEFDSEEAREAGRKGGETVSKDREHMADIGRKGGESVSKDKEHMSEIGRKGGKSSHGGDKDE; this is encoded by the coding sequence ATGACTTCAGATAAAGAGAAAGAAAAAAACGGTGGTGATGGCGGCAATACTGATAAACGAGGTTTTGCTTCCATGGATGAAGAGAAGCAGCGTGGAATAGCCAGCAAGGGCGGCAAAGCAGCCCATGAAAAAGGCACTGCGCATGAGTTTGATTCGGAGGAGGCACGCGAAGCTGGCAGAAAAGGTGGTGAGACAGTCAGCAAGGACAGAGAACACATGGCGGATATTGGCCGGAAAGGTGGTGAATCAGTCAGTAAGGATAAGGAGCATATGTCCGAGATTGGTCGGAAAGGTGGTAAAAGCAGCCATGGTGGCGATAAGGATGAGTAG
- a CDS encoding ferritin family protein, which yields MALNLFEDKGCPLDRQRFTWKELVQPPISKLDDDAFTRVRVILMNGMEMEAIRFSHGCARMNREWQLPLAQLRIVEQHQATMINGLLGADHSTLETTIAYEQVAIEVTAAVAQNEPDEYLAQVYRFGMLEDFDHLYRYSAMLDRLEGKDANNILQCYTDIVPGRPTIVEHRAPQDNLREHYDRLRAAPITKLHALTIMSSEQQTQNFYLNVAPMYADPVVRQLYTEIASIEEQHVTQYESIIDPRETWLEKWLLHEANEVYNYYSCVQQETNPRIKAIWERCLDYELGHLQVAIEMFKQYERRDPAEVLPGDLPEPIKFESQREFVRRILNQEVDLRARGTQFVNKSQEGVESQQYRQHLNASGSPTNTVAAGYEWFAGTELARDGEATREKYVRGQKIAH from the coding sequence ATGGCACTCAATTTATTTGAAGATAAAGGTTGCCCGTTAGACAGGCAGCGGTTTACCTGGAAGGAACTGGTTCAACCTCCAATCAGCAAACTCGATGATGACGCGTTCACGCGGGTTCGAGTTATTTTGATGAACGGTATGGAAATGGAGGCGATCCGTTTTTCGCATGGGTGTGCCCGAATGAATCGGGAATGGCAGCTACCCCTTGCCCAACTACGCATTGTCGAGCAGCACCAGGCAACGATGATCAATGGACTTTTGGGAGCGGATCATTCAACCCTCGAGACAACCATTGCTTATGAACAAGTTGCGATCGAAGTAACGGCTGCAGTCGCACAGAATGAACCTGATGAGTACCTGGCCCAGGTATACCGTTTTGGTATGTTGGAGGATTTCGACCATCTCTACCGCTATAGCGCAATGTTGGATCGGCTGGAAGGTAAAGATGCCAATAATATTCTTCAATGCTATACGGATATTGTGCCAGGCCGTCCCACGATAGTAGAGCACCGGGCACCTCAAGACAACCTGCGGGAGCATTATGATCGCCTGCGCGCTGCGCCGATTACCAAATTGCATGCGCTGACCATCATGTCAAGCGAGCAGCAAACGCAGAATTTTTATCTGAATGTCGCTCCCATGTATGCTGACCCGGTAGTGCGGCAGTTATATACGGAAATCGCATCCATTGAGGAACAGCACGTGACGCAATATGAATCGATTATCGACCCACGTGAAACCTGGCTTGAAAAATGGCTGTTACATGAGGCTAACGAGGTTTATAACTATTATAGTTGCGTACAGCAGGAAACAAATCCACGTATCAAAGCCATCTGGGAGCGTTGCCTCGATTATGAACTGGGGCATTTGCAGGTTGCGATAGAAATGTTCAAGCAATATGAACGACGCGACCCGGCCGAAGTTTTACCGGGGGACTTGCCCGAACCGATCAAATTCGAGAGCCAGCGCGAATTTGTACGCCGCATTCTTAACCAGGAAGTCGATCTGCGCGCACGAGGTACTCAGTTCGTGAATAAATCTCAGGAAGGAGTGGAATCGCAACAATACCGGCAGCACCTTAACGCGTCAGGTTCACCAACCAATACGGTTGCAGCAGGCTATGAATGGTTTGCGGGCACAGAACTCGCACGTGATGGGGAAGCCACAAGAGAAAAATATGTACGTGGCCAAAAAATCGCCCACTAG
- a CDS encoding ferritin-like domain-containing protein: protein MDKTTVLGKNRSGVDISPIDIKQMMSLAKVTPASSPGDEKAIAQMREEYIAEADVIGSVPLPGTLKGMASTAMEKLMGKSPEGFIDKLGCRLAFERTGVRLYDALITKCSTAPMSSNISLDRLNEFRNEEFQHFKLVENAIRSIGADPTAQTPSADVDGVISLGLIQVLTDPRTSVAHCLEAMLTAELADNDGWRMLIMLAEKMGMEDMARDFQQALREEDEHLVSIRQWFKEMVIKDTVGT from the coding sequence ATGGATAAAACCACTGTTTTAGGAAAGAATCGTTCAGGAGTAGACATATCCCCGATTGATATAAAGCAAATGATGTCGCTAGCTAAAGTGACTCCCGCTTCCTCACCGGGAGATGAGAAAGCTATTGCACAGATGCGCGAGGAATATATCGCCGAAGCTGACGTGATAGGATCAGTTCCACTGCCAGGCACACTGAAAGGGATGGCAAGCACTGCAATGGAAAAACTGATGGGCAAAAGTCCTGAAGGATTTATAGACAAGCTCGGCTGTCGGCTTGCGTTTGAGCGTACCGGAGTGAGGCTTTATGATGCTCTCATAACAAAGTGTTCAACTGCACCGATGAGCTCCAATATTTCACTCGATAGGCTGAACGAGTTCCGGAATGAAGAGTTTCAGCATTTTAAGCTCGTGGAAAACGCGATCCGATCCATCGGCGCGGATCCAACTGCACAGACACCATCGGCCGATGTAGACGGGGTGATTTCGCTCGGCCTGATACAGGTGCTGACCGATCCGCGCACATCGGTAGCACACTGCCTGGAAGCCATGCTAACCGCGGAGCTGGCAGATAACGATGGCTGGCGGATGCTTATCATGCTGGCCGAAAAGATGGGTATGGAAGATATGGCTCGGGATTTCCAGCAGGCGTTGCGGGAAGAAGACGAGCATCTTGTTTCTATTCGCCAGTGGTTTAAGGAGATGGTCATAAAAGACACGGTCGGAACCTAA
- a CDS encoding Hint domain-containing protein produces MRLRSHGLTETILLVQHMDAVVDGVNKNKGTFNWHIEENKVFENEYTGAGLNFGEGTVTVTFPGSISGSETYHYGHACFLRGTRILTRHGYCPVEELAVGDEVHTLNSGWQPLRWIGQQRIATPFGLAKSAPVRITAGAFGPALPERDVCVSQEHAIFFRNQLIPAKFLINGVTVFRDTRIKDIEYFHLLLDRHAVIFSEGLATESYMPCENIKWFDNTSECPQALLNSIRGGTAECLSECYPRKTTGPVMEAARTLLARFAPVNIKGRAVG; encoded by the coding sequence TTGCGGTTACGGTCACATGGTCTGACGGAAACCATTCTTTTAGTTCAACACATGGATGCCGTAGTGGATGGTGTTAATAAAAATAAAGGCACGTTTAATTGGCACATTGAGGAAAACAAAGTTTTTGAAAATGAGTATACTGGCGCCGGACTCAATTTTGGTGAAGGCACCGTTACGGTAACATTCCCCGGCTCTATAAGTGGTAGTGAAACTTATCACTATGGCCATGCCTGTTTCCTTCGCGGCACCCGCATCCTGACCAGGCATGGTTACTGCCCGGTGGAGGAGTTGGCTGTGGGTGACGAGGTGCACACGTTGAACAGCGGCTGGCAACCATTGCGATGGATTGGACAGCAACGCATCGCTACCCCTTTCGGTCTGGCAAAGAGTGCTCCAGTGCGCATTACCGCTGGCGCTTTCGGGCCAGCGCTGCCGGAGCGGGATGTCTGCGTCTCGCAGGAACATGCAATTTTTTTCCGCAATCAGCTTATTCCCGCCAAATTTCTGATTAACGGCGTGACTGTGTTTCGCGATACTCGTATCAAGGACATCGAATACTTCCACTTGCTGCTTGACCGGCACGCCGTGATCTTCTCGGAAGGGCTTGCGACCGAGAGTTATATGCCGTGTGAAAATATCAAGTGGTTCGATAATACCTCGGAATGTCCGCAAGCATTGCTGAATTCCATCCGTGGTGGTACCGCGGAGTGCTTGAGCGAATGCTATCCGCGTAAGACTACTGGTCCTGTCATGGAAGCGGCGCGTACCTTGTTGGCTCGGTTTGCGCCAGTGAATATCAAGGGCCGCGCGGTAGGTTGA